In Acanthochromis polyacanthus isolate Apoly-LR-REF ecotype Palm Island chromosome 15, KAUST_Apoly_ChrSc, whole genome shotgun sequence, a single genomic region encodes these proteins:
- the LOC110952059 gene encoding 5-hydroxytryptamine receptor 1D translates to MDNLDVSWSEPRSLLRAAAVINVSLTKDTELGMSKRTQLVLEILMVLMCLGAVTGNILVIVIVAATKTFHSVTSVLIMNLAISDLLVGIGVMPFVALSIMNHGWVDFRDLCLYVGYTSSVYCTASVLTLAAIALDRYHSIIDCLRYSSRCTLWRICAVVLWIWLQALATSSPPLLGWGSISFVVPMYSCAVNWASSPSYTAFMAALSYLLPAAVILFCYVNIVKVARSHARRIHTLEDSVQRSRNPCSACPPDDSSQQHCESLHSPSTLIYHVSGQFVSEVTTEERDFINSALPGATTEQSNPACRRFFSFLAQSTSQATLQNSQQHNHGVLRLFMVISAFFLCWTPYIGVALIQATETAISGRSNLVPASVVTFSYWLVLLNSDINPLLYALLSKRFQNALEGLRQKIRARLGRVVGREGEVRAEGDEGRSSDPCTLTTTNPSPPSSLESVTTDNSKYSSSIFTVSTDFKHHSDEHLWKVCHPENTPPPSVWQDAAGDRVDHLQVPSRPQESSRLPFSALTEERQATFFYGQITVRVEHDIC, encoded by the exons ATGGACAATCTGGATGTCTCCTGGTCGGAGCCCAGATCGCTTCTGCGGGCGGCAGCAGTGATCAACGTGAGCCTGACTAAGGACACAGAGCTTGGGATGTCCAAGAGGACTCAGCTGGTCCTGGAGATTCTTATGGTGCTGATGTGTTTGGGCGCTGTGACAG GTAATATCCTTGTCATTGTTATTGTGGCTGCAACCAAGACTTTCCACTCTGTGACATCAGTGCTGATCATGAACTTGGCCATCAGTGACCTGCTGGTGGGCATCGGAGTCATGCCTTTTGTTGCTCTGTCTATCATGAACCATGGATGGGTGGATTTTAGG GACCTCTGTTTGTACGTGGGTTACACCTCCTCTGTGTACTGCACAGCCTCTGTACTCACACTAGCCGCTATTGCCCTTGACCGCTACCACTCCATCATAGACTGCCTGCGCTACAGCTCCCGATGCACCCTGTGGAGGATCTGTGCTGTGGTGCTGTGGATCTGGCTGCAGGCCTTGGCCACCAGTTCTCCTCCACTGCTGGGCTGGGGCTCCATCAGCTTTGTGGTTCCAATGTACAGCTGTGCAGTCAACTGGGCCAGCAGTCCCAGCTACACTGCTTTCATGGCTGCGCTCTCCTACCTCCTACCTGCAGCTGTCATCCTCTTCTGCTATGTGAACATTGTCAAGGTGGCCCGCAGCCATGCCAGGAGGATTCATACACTGGAGGACTCTGTCCAGCGCAGCAGGAATCCATGCTCTGCTTGTCCTCCCGATGACTCATCtcagcagcactgtgagagcctCCACAGCCCCTCCACACTCATCTATCACGTAAGTGGACAGTTTGTATCTGAAGTCACTACAGAGGAGAGGGATTTTATCAACTCTGCTCTTCCAGGTGCTACTACAGAGCAGAGCAACCCAGCATGCAGAcgttttttctcctttctggCTCAGAGCACCTCCCAGGCGACTCTGCAGAACTCCCAGCAGCACAATCACGGAGTGTTGCGTCTCTTCATGGTCATCTCAGCTTTCTTTCTCTGCTGGACACCATACATAGGCGTGGCCCTGATTCAGGCCACAGAAACTGCTATTTCAGGCCGATCCAACCTTGTCCCTGCCTCTGTTGTTACTTTTTCCTACTGGCTGGTGCTGCTGAACTCTGATATCAATCCTCTATTGTATGCTCTGCTTAGCAAGCGTTTCCAGAACGCTCTGGAGGGACTGAGGCAAAAAATAAGAGCTCGTCTGGGCAGAGTGGTGGGCAGAGAAGGGGAGGTCAGAGCGGAGGGGGATGAAGGCAGGAGCAGTGATCCATGcactctgaccaccaccaatcCCAGCCCGCCCTCCAGCTTAGAAAGTGTGACCACTGACAATTCAAAGTATTCCTCCTCCATTTTTACTGTTAGCACTGACTTCAAACATCATTCTGATGAACATCTATGGAAGGTGTGTCATCCAGAAAATACCCCCCCACCCTCCGTGTGGCAGGATGCTGCTGGTGACAGAGTGGACCACCTGCAGGTCCCCTCTCGACCACAAGAGAGCAGCAGACTTCCTTTTTCTGCTCTGACTGAGGAGCGACAGGCCACTTTTTTCTATGGCCAGATAACAGTCAGAGTGGAGCATGATATTTGTTGA
- the slc35f3b gene encoding putative thiamine transporter SLC35F3 isoform X3, translated as MKKHSARVAPLSACNSPVLTLTKVEGEDRTRENVVGTADAQSAVAGGAESGTNRRRLHCCIRVTTVQVRKALWGVAMVMCVCSSWAGSTQLAKLTFKQFDAPFTLTWFATSWNCLFFPLYYIGHLCKSPERQTPRQRFRECCRFFGDDGLTPKVFFTKVAPFGLLWILTNYLYLQALRKINTTDVSALFCCNKAFVFLLSWIVLRDRFMGVRIVAAILAIAGIVMMTYADGFHSHSVIGIALVVASASMSALYKVLFKMVLGSAKFGEAALFLSIVGSANFVFISFVPVILYFTHVEYIGSLEDIPWAYLCGVAALLFAFNILVNFGIAITYPTLISLGIVLSVPVNAMVDLYTCEIHFNTVRLIAVFIICLGFLMLLLPEDWDQCIIQLSTKLRKRDEPAEGSGEAGATTGLNWRGRGRTSMSTFAH; from the exons ATGAAGAAACACTCCGCAAGGGTTGCCCCGCTGTCCGCCTGCAACAGTCCGGTGCTCACCCTCACCAAAGTGGAAG GAGAAGACCGCACCAGAGAGAATGTGGTGGGCACCGCAGACGCACAGTCGGCCGTTGCAGGAGGAGCAGAGTCCGGCACCAACAGAAGGAGGCTCCACTGCTGCATCAGAGTAACAACCGTCCAGGTTCGGAAGGCTCTGTGGGGAGTCGCCATGGTGATGTGCGTGTGCTCGTCCTGGGCAGGCTCCACCCAGCTGGCCAAGCTCACCTTCAAGCAGTTCGACGCACCCTTCACCCTCACCTGGTTCGCCACCAGCTGGAACTGCCTCTTCTTCCCCCTCTACTACATCGGCCACTTGTGCAAAAGTCCGGAGAGGCAAACGCCCAGGCAGAGATTCAG GGAGTGCTGTCGGTTTTTTGGGGACGACGGGCTGACACCCAAGGTGTTCTTCACCAAGGTGGCTCCCTTTGGCCTGCTGTGGATCCTCACCAACTACCTGTACCTGCAGGCCCTCAGGAAGATCAACACAACAGACGTGTCAGCACTGTTCTGTTGTAACAAGGCCTTCGTCTTCCTGCTGTCTTGGATTGTACTCAGAGACCGCTTCATGGGGGTCAGG ATAGTAGCTGCTATCTTGGCCATAGCAGGCATCGTAATGATGACTTATGCAGATGGATTTCACAGCCACTCGGTCATCGGCATCGCTTTGGTCGTGGCCTCTGCTTCGATGTCAGCGCTTTACAAG GTGCTCTTTAAGATGGTCCTGGGCAGTGCCAAATTTGGAGAGGCTGCACTCTTCCTGAGCATCGTTGGAAGCGCCAACTTTGTTTTCATCAGCTTCGTGCCGGTCATCCTGTATTTTACACATGTGGAGTACATTGGCTCGCTTGAAGACATCCCCTGGGCCTACCTCTGTGGGGTCGCAGCCCTGCTTTTCG CTTTCAACATCCTGGTGAACTTTGGCATTGCGATAACATACCCAACATTAATTTCCCTTGGCATTGTCCTAAGTGTTCCTGTAAATGCCA TGGTGGACCTCTATACGTGTGAAATCCACTTCAACACGGTGCGCCTCATCGCTGTGTTCATCATTTGCCTGGGTTTCCTCATGCTGCTGTTACCGGAGGACTGGGATCAGTGCATCATCCAGCTCAGCACGAAGCTGCGCAAACGCGATGAGCCTGCAGAGGGCAGCGGGGAGGCAGGCGCCACCACAGGGCTCAACtggagagggagaggcaggACCTCCATGTCAACATTTGCACATTGA